In Glycine max cultivar Williams 82 chromosome 15, Glycine_max_v4.0, whole genome shotgun sequence, the DNA window taaaaattttcaatgtttttagtAAATTCTATCGTTTTTTGTGTGTGAATAGTAAATTCTATCTTTAAGTATATATGCAtaggactaaaaaaaaatatatttatatctatactttataaataattttactttaccaaaataaaattaaatctgttaaattcatttccaaaatattatttctaaatataaaatgaacagAGCTGATACCGATCAGAGTAttaataacattatatatatctacagatgttattttgaattttataagtACTTAATTATGGAGGTAATTTTTCAATGTGCCAATCACTATTGCAtcattattacattattattaattttgttgacCAATccttacaattttcttttccttaattttccacttttttatttaaaaaaattgagtgtgTTATCGTTATTGTGCTATGCTTTTCTAGTAACTTTTCTTAACTTtggtatttcatttttttcttaaatgaaaGATGCTTAACGATGTTATTAAATGCTTATTTTACCACATAAAGATGTAGATTATCAAGCATCAGCCTTTGcgtaaaaaacacaaaatcaagCATCAGACAGGATCtgtttatctaaaattttaaaacgaTCAATAACCacatttaaagttaaaaattatctcTAACAATGACAAGCCTTTATTCGTAAATTTTTTGAacgattgaaaaataatttttaaattaataaatttttcttttctaaagagaatatttttcttccttaaggtaataaatccttaaaacattaataatatGAACACTTCATACGGTAAGTGCTTCAATTTCTGTTGAAAAAGACAACAATCATAAACCTCATTCCGCTACGATGCTTAACTTTATACTAAAATTAACATATCTTCTGattaaataattgaattcatTCAATCAACAAGCTGATTGAGGATTATCCAGGAAATCGTACATACATGATACAACCTTGCTCGTGCACGAAATTTACACGGAAATTAGATCAAGCACTTCCTTCTAATCACAGCATTATGTAAATATGGGCAAGGGATTTGACAAATTGCTAATCAAAAGTTACttttctgatattttttttttctttttctctttttcattttcatggaTAAACTTCTAACAAGTGTTACAAGTTCGTGCGTCATCAATAAGTTGTCTCGGTATCAGTAACCATACGTGGCAGCACTATGAATGGTATATTCTAGCAACGTACCAATGGTGTATTTTCTGGTATTGGCACAGTTGCCAGAACACCCGTATAAGAGAAGCATGTTTACAAATCATGAAGCGTCAGTGATCGAGAGCACTACGAATTGTAAGTGGTGTATTTAGAACTGCACCCCTGGATATAAGGTTGTGGTTTAAGAATAAAACAATAACAGTTATATCGTCGTGAAAATGGCGACGAACCTTCTTGTCAATCTTGTAAAGGTCTGAATATCGCATTTCACGTTTTCTTGCTGCTTCTTGTAGGGCAGCCTTGACAAGTTTCTTCGCACTACCCTGCATTCACACAATTTATAAGCACCAATGGATTCAGGATAGGCACGAGAATGGCATgacagtgaaaaaaaaaaaatcaacaaccagctgagaaaataaaattaaccctTCAATTTCAACTAttgtggaaaaaataaaatgcaaaaacaTATCATGAAATTGTATTTCTAGAACTTCATGGTTCTCGAGTATTCTGCATCATACCCTTTGAGGACTAGCAATACAGGTTGCAAGAGTTTCACAACTCATTGACAAAGTTAAAGCACCAGGAAGGGTTAGAAGGGTTATAAGGTTGGCTAAATGGTGAAGAGAAAAGGGAGGCGGGAGAGAGGTTGAGTTTGAATCCCCTCCCCCCAGGCAAGCAGTTGAGAAGTTGACTGTGAAGATGTATAACTTGTCAAGCCTATGACTATTCTATTCACTGTAATATTGCGAAATAGTAGTGGTTGCACTCAGATAATAAGGTAACAATAGATGTAATCAATGTGTTAAAttaagttcaaaacaaataaaaccaaAGCATTCTGTAGTCATATTTAGATGATGGAAAGAAACCATGAAGCAAGTGATGTCCAGTACACAACTAAGTActattaagaaaatcaaaaggtAGAAAAGAATCTTACCGCGCATGGACTGCTGTGAACAATATCCACTGCTTGATCATTACTCAGGTGCTCCCATAAACCATCTGATGCAAATATAAGGAAGGAATCATTTGGTTGGAGAGGATGAGAAAGAATAGTTGGATTAGCAGACAAGAAAGGCATGTTCATTGGTTCGGGGAGTCTGAATTTTGCATTAATGGGTTCTCGGTTAAACTGCGCATGTTTCATATATACGTCACCTATAGATCTAGAAACCTGCACCAAATATCATGAAAGTGGTGATATGTATCACCATTAATTCGAGTGGAAAGTAACACTGTAAAATAAGATAATGGTTGCAGGAGTTACTAGGAAAAACATGAAccattaatatcataaattgattaaaaaaaagcagCAGAAGATTGAATGGGAAAAGCATATTTACAGTTTGTGCTTACTGCTTTCATTGTTCTCATACATAACCATGATAATAACGCAAATGATTTTTCACagaatttataattgaaaactAAGTTAACCAACAAACTTAATAGATACtatctcttttcatttttaagtgTCTTTTAAGGTTTTATACAGGAACCaacaaatacaataaattttctTGTTTCTAATAAATAGTTATGAAGTTTCTTATTGTATCCTTTTTCACTTTACTCCATAATAAATGTTTgcaagtttttcattttcactttcaTGATAAACGTGTAAATTAAGAATTAGGAGGGAAGTAAAAGTataattgacaaaaaataattttaccttcaaatttgaaaacaacaaataggaacaaaaatctgaaaatttgacacttaaaaagaaacagaagggatataaacaaaaacaacatcaagatgaGTAGAAGCAGAATTTTGTGAAACATAAAAGTATTTAAGTTTTCTAAAGTAccaattattttacattagtaAACAATCAACTTAAAACACTCCTCTCCAGTCCCTGCACCCACctcatctttctttttcatatcacaattaccataatcataataatttttctaatacttttacatttttttaatctttttaaaactTCAAATATGTGATGTGGGATAACTAACCCCCTCATGCAAAATATTGGTGACAACGTTGTTTCATTCAAACTTCTGGCCTATAACCTAATCTTTCTTTTGTTGTGTTTCTTGGTATGTGGCTGTATCATTTCCTGTGTACTTAATCAAAGCACAAAAACACTAGATTTACATTGATAGTATCATAGTAGACAACTCTGAAATCTGAAAATACAAGCAAatcaatttatgttttattatgtAGGTGGTCTAAGATTATCACTTCTAAACTCACGGGGATGCTCAATGGTATATACCAATTATATACTGCAAAACAGAAGACCAAGTGAACACTTTCACCTGATATATGTGTTATGCATAGCATTAGATAGGCATCATCATTTGACAGTTCATTTCTTATTGCATTGTCCTATAGCCACTTGGATCTGAAGTAGTAGGTTACTTCATGCCATTGGGGAATCAGGAATCCTGGGCTGGGAATAATCTCTCAACTTGGACCAACTCCATTCAAGTTTCAACTACTTTTAAGGAATTTGGTATAACTACGGAAGATAAACTTTATGCTATTCTGCTTGTATTTGCATTTACTGTAATAATCATATCTTTAAAAATCCTTCTCAGACCTCGCATCTCATATGGCAGGATTCCTTTTCTGGCCTATTTTTGGTGTTTAGCCCATGGAACTGGTTAGCATGCTGAGAAATAGTCAGATCAGATATACAAAGGGTTTATTGAGTTTCATTGTCTTGATTTCCTTGATTGACTTTTATATGTTTCTTGCTTGTTCCTTGCTTTATGAGGATATCTTGTTTGACTCTTTTTCTTCATAATGTTTCTTTCTTCCCCAACCATCTTTTATAGGACAAAGGATATTTATACTTTCAGCAGGGAAAAAAGACTGTCTGAACTGAATGGGTTTGTTTAATGAATTAGAATGCGCTGACAGtgaaaaagtttatttattctatattaAATTTCAAGGTAAGATAGTTgacttttgtaataattaccttaagagtgtgtttggatgagagaatttaataagaatttcaaatacttcaattgaaattcttatattttcaaaattttgtgtttggataaaaaaattaaaattgtgagggtgaaagaaaatgaatgcaaagagaagagaagatatGGTTGGTGTGTttccaaagagaaaaatattgatgcGGTAAAGGGAGTCGCAGGGGAACCGGGACATGACGGTGTACACCACCATACCCGACCACAACATTCAGTCAACGGCGCAAAGCATGACCCAGACCCTCCACACCGGCAAGCACCACCGCGTGATAGGCAGCGATGACTGCTCCCCTGACTGACGGATGCAGTTCTACATGTCTCCTTACGCTCGCACCCGATCGACGCTCCGCGAGCTCAgacggtgtttcttgaagaagggGATCATCGGCGTGAGAAAAGAGTCACGAGTTCGAGAACGAAATTTCGGGAACTTTCAGGTGGAAGAGAGGATGAAGGTTATAAAGGAAATACACAAACATTTTAGAAGGTTCTTCtatcaagaagagaatttcaatttctcacattttagaaggaaattaaaattccacatttttagttgtttaaaattttgttttaaaatttcaaaaatttaaaattttcataaaaaaacatccaaacaatgaattttagattaaagaaatttaaattctctgataaattattttcctcagttaaaattctttattcaaacacactctaaaagTCATTTCAAGAGTGATTTCTAATTGATTGGTAGTGTAAAAAATTACAGTgacaatatatgaaaattaaactatttacAATGACTTCAAACATTGCCATCTAGCTTCACTAACTATACTTCCCAAGTCTGATCTCTGCTTCCATTACAGGGAGCTGTATGCCACAATGATTAAACTTgggtgaagaagaaaaataatggttttataacttttttttatgcacCAATAACAaagttaatgtatttttttttgggtgaagaACTAAGTTAATGTATTCTAATtctaaatgaaaactctctttttaTTAGGCAATTTGAAGGAATTTCTGGCAACAATATTGTAGAAGATAAAGAGGATGGGAGTAACACGAGGAATGTCATGTGGCATgcacaaatatataataataatataacttaaAGATAAATTACAAAACACGCAGTAAAATAACAACTATACCCTGAGGCTATGGCTTTACAAATCTTAAGTCGGTTATCATATATGATTTTCATAAACTATGGATCATCAAATGCAGCATGTATGGACAcagatgttttattttattcctcTTCTTTTTTAGAAGCCTGAGGACAAAGGTTTGGTTGCTTCCAACCCAATTTTCCTATCATCAAGATTTAATACTCAAGTTCCTTCCGCTCAGGACTTCAAGAAGAAAACACAATAGGGAattcaaacaaatattaattggcAAGGAGAGTTTTTGAGAGGACGCAAGCATATAAAATTACCTGAATAATGCCCTTTACTCTCCACACTCCATGTTTGAGGACAACAATCTGGGGGTCATTCGGGTGCAATTCCTTAAGCTCCTGCCTGACAGCCTCAAAATTCGCATTGTGCTCCGTAGACAACTGAATCGCGGCCATCCCACCGGTGTTGCCAACTCTCCTACCCAACACAGCACGGGAATCTCCAAGACTTGCCACAAAGAGTGTCTGCCGACAAATAACCCCAACCAAACAACACGTCCCAGTAGTCGCAATCTGCGGCCGAGAGCTCCACAGCTCCGAAACAAGCGCCGTAAACCCCTCCTCTGTCCGCCGGAACGCCTGATGAATGGCCTCAGATGTCACAACACTCTGTGACTCGGCCAATATCGCTGCAGCACAAACAACAACTACATAACAATGGCTCCTAAAGTACCTAAACACACAACATCCATTGCCCTTCGACACAGATacataacaatatttttatttttttaaaaaagaggtCGATTGTGACATAGCTCCAACACAATTACACAACACGCATTTTTCAACTGTTCATGATTGCCGTGAAAAGCGCAACTACTTTTAGGTggtgaaattaaaatcaaaaagcaaaaattTCACGAAAAGCGAAGATACGAAAATCACTTACAACCAAAAACAGTTCCAACTCACGATCGACAATTGGAATCACGGTATTTATATATAAGGAAAGAGATTGAATCGCGAAGTAGCTAACCTTGGAGATTGCGGAACAAGTTATCGCAAACGTAGCGGGAGCAATCGGGGCCGCCGTGGCCGTCGTAGACGCCGACGAAGGTGCCGAAGGCGCCGGACTCGATCTGGCTCTGGTCCTCGATGACCTGGTTGGCCTGGACGACGGCCATGGAGAAATCGCCGGCTGCAAACTTTCCGATGTCGCGGAACCAGAGGAGGCCGTCCTTGCATTCTCTTCCGGCGGCGGCATTACCGGCATCGTCACCGTGCCCGAACGGCTTCCAACAGCGCGCGATAAGGCTCATCAATGCATGGAGCATCCCACATCTCTCAGAAACCCTAACCCTAGGCCCCCAGCACCGGAACCTCTTTTCCCAATGGTGGCGCGCGCGGTGCTCCGAATCTGAGGAAAGAATTGGATAAAGAAGGGGTGCGCAGGATAAGAAGGGGGGTGCAGGTTAGCGCGAGGTGAGGAAGGAAGCAAAGGGCGTGTGTGTGTTCGGTGGTGGAGAAACAGGAATGGGCTCGTTCGCTCTCTTGTTGGGAGAGAGGATGGCGTGGGGAAGCCCCTCTTGAGTGCTTTTCTTTTCAATGtcttttttattaacaatattttCTGTTATCTATCATcacctctctctttttttttttttttttcactttcctcttccatttaatattcttttcataagtttttttattttatttttttcacattttttgaaACAGAACTATTATATCTCTGTCAAACCTTCACTATTTAAGGTATTTGTATATTAAAACTCAAACTCTACACATTTAATAAATCTGAAACAATTCTATGTCAATCAATTTAAGCATtggatgattatttttttacacatatacatattatatatctctttgtttaaaaataatcatacaatTGATATTAAACATAGATAtctcttttaataataatttaaatcttAACTTATCATGTTATTAGTCTCTTTTAataagaatttgatttttttttactaaaaaatttgaatattagttGGTGCCTTTGTGAAGACTAAtgttttcatcaaatttaattttattcgttatagtttcttttaattatgtGTTTATATATACAACAAATATCTCTcgcaaaaaataatcttatttgaattgaatagaaaattattGTCAAGACTCAAATTTGAGGttattaatctaattaaaataattttatactaattcatcactttttttttgtttcaagcatgttacatgaatttttaatttttttatcgtcATTAAATTTCTTACTAAACTTTATTATTAGAGGAAACTTTTACTGCAATTTAACTTTGGAAGCTTGTTTAGTACAGAGATCATGAAAAGATGGTGTCACGTACCCTTGCAAGTTCATGGACAACACCATTGACTTGTGTCTTGGCAAATCCAATAACATATGAtggattattaactaataacctCCTGCAATCTTAAATAATGTTACCCAACTCAGACTTGTCCATGGTTGTGCTCTTGATGATTCTATCCACTATCATCTTGCAATCAACTTCAAAAATGATAGTGTGAAGTCCGAGTATGCTCGAGAAAGTGATTGTTGAAGCAAGAGTCCACACTTCTCCCTCTAGTACCGGTAAACAAGGGTGACGAAAATTTGTTCTGATAGCAACAATTTTTCCAATATAATCCCGAATACACAATCCCATACcattcaaatttgcttgctgcCTGAAGCTTGCATCAACGTTACACTTCATGAACCCTTGAGGCGGAGGACTCCATGTTTCTCTATCACTGGCAGTCTCCAAAGCATTGTTGTGCCACTGCACCTCTTTAGCACGAAACCAATCTTGGTAAAAAATTGTCTGCAATTTTAATCACTGCTCAATCTTAGACGTCCTTGTTACTCCATAATTTGTCATTACGCCGATGCCAAAGACTCTACAGCATCATGGCAACACGCTTCCTTTGACACAAATTGATTTTTTCGATCAGTTTGAATATAAAACCGGGGCATGAATTCACCTCAACCAAGAGTTCTTCAATAGTATGCCTTAACTGAATCTCCTCCCAGCAACCCATGTTTTCAATTTGTGAAGCACAGAGTCGGCATAGTAACGAGCACTCTACACCACGGGTTCTCAAATTGGACTTTGTTGGCAAACATCCTCTACATAACCTCTATAGAAACAGCTTGACCCTAGGTGAGATTTCCAGCTTCCATATCAACGACCAATCTCCTTCCATACTCAAGCCATTATAGTCAATAAACTCATGCATTATGAGTTGATATGCACTCCTGACAGTGTATTCCCCATTGCTAGTGAACCGCCACAGCCTTTCATCACCATGGGAAGATGCTATTATTGGAATTTTCATTATTGCATGCACGTCTCTAGGACACAGAAACTGGTTCAAAAGTTCAACATTCCAACAAGCATTCGAACTATCAATTATATCATCCACCATCATGTTCTCTAACCCTCCAATAGTCGGTGTCTCAATAAAAGGTGGTTCTCCAATCTCAATCAAGGCTCATTCCAAAGTCTGATACTCTTACCATTGCCCAACTTCCATCTAAATCCTTCCTTAATGACCAATTTAGAAGAGAAAATGCTCTACCAAGTAAAGGATGGATTGTGCCCTAAAACCGCTTCCATAAAGTCCACCTTGGGTAGTATTTGGCTTTAAAAACTCTTGCCCGCAGAACATTTGGCATAGTGCTAATCCTCCACCCATGCTTTCCTAACATGACCAAGTTGAAAGCATATAGATTTCTAAATCCCAATCTCCATTCTCCTTCATATTGCACATTTTGTCCCAGGCCAACCAATTAATTCCTTTCACTCCTCTCCTGTTtcctcacaaaaaaaataataattcatcaCCTTTTGAAGCTCATCCCCAGTAGACTGAGGTATTTGGAAAATACTCATACCTAAGTATATGGGAATAGCTTGCACCACAGACTTAATGAAAATCTCTCTTCCAACCATAGAAAGTGTCCTTCCACAACAAGAATTAATTTTTTGCCACACCTtatctttaacaaaattaaagatagctcttttgtttcttccaacAACAAATGGAAAGCCCAAATACTCACCTCTTCCTCCACCTTCCCTCACCCCaagaacaacaataataacattCCTAATACCATTAATATCCACATTTTTATTGTAGGTGACTTCAGATTTATGCAAATTTATTAACTAACCTGAAGTAATGCATGATTTTAGATGCTACCAAGGCATTGTCAACAATAGATCTCCCAAGCACAAAAGCATATTGTTCCTTAGACACACATTTATCAATAACTTTACTCAACCTATTAGTCAATACCTTGGCCAAAATTTTGTAGACCACGTTGTATAAAGAAATAGGTCTGAAGTCCTTCATACCTCTAGGATGGTCTACTTTTGGAATGAGCACAATATTGATATCGTTAACTGAGAAAGGAAACTCCCCTTGTTGGATCCATTGGCAAGCAAGGAAAACATCTTCTCCATAGATGCTCCAAAAATGCTGGTAGAAAGATGGGCTGAATCCATCCGATACTAGATCTTTGTCAGGTTGCATCTGGAAAATTGCCTCCTTAAATTCCTCTCTTATGAATGACCTCATTAAATTCACATTGTCTTCATATGATATTTTGGGTGCCACCTTCTGTATAATTGGATCATAAATCCCTTCATTGCCAGAAAAAGACCTTCAAAATAATCAAACAGTAGTGAACATATCTCCTCTTGGCTCTCCACTCTTCTACCTTCCTCATCCTCCAACCaaccaatatattttattttgttttgagaaGAAGCTAATGCATGGAAATATTTTGTGTCCATGTCACCTTTCTTCAGCCAGTGCATTGATTGTTGTTTCCAAAAGGAACACATGGTGTGTAAActtaataaatcaatatatgGACTTAAACAGACTTTCCGACAATGGTATCTTAAGTTCAATGATACTATTACGTCCTTTGGATTTAAGAAAAACACTGTTGATTAGTGTATATATCTGAAGGTCAGTGAgagtaaatttatattttttattctgtatgttgatgacatcttgcttgcaactaatgatCTTGGTCTATTAAGTGAGACTAAGAAGTTTTTCTCTAACAACtttaaaatgaaagatatgggtgaggcaAACTATGTGATAGGAATATAAATATTCCATGATAGATCACAAGGACTGTTAGGCTTGTCtcaaaaatcatatattaataaagttttagagAGATTCAGAATGGATAAATCTTCAGCATCTCTCATTCCAATACAGAAAGGAAACAAATTTAATCTCATGCAATGTTTAAAGAATGATCttgaacaaaaacaaatgaaaaatatccCTTATGCATCTATTGTTGGGAGTCTAATGTATGCTCAAACATGCACAAGGCCAGATAATTAGCTTTGCAGTTGGTATGCTTGGTAGATACCAAAGTAATCCAGGATTGGATCATTGGAAAGCTACAAAGAAAGTCTTAAGATACTTGCAAGGGACAAAAGATCACATGCTTACTTATAGGAGATCTGGTCATCTTGAGGTGATTGGATATACAGATTTAGACTTTGCTAGTTGTATAGATACAAGAAAGTCTACATTTGATTATGTGTATCTTTTAGCCAGAGGAGCGATTTCATGAAAAAGTGCAAAGCAGTCAGTCATTGCTGCATCCACCATGGAGACTGAATTTGTGGCATGCTTTGAGGCCACAGTTCAGACTAATTGGTTGTGAAATTTTATTTCAGGACTGAGAGTAGTTGACAATATTACCAAGCCGCTGAAAATTTATTGTGATAATATTGTAGTTGTCTTCTTTTCTAAAAATGACAAGTATTATAAAGGTGCTAAGCATATGGAATTGAAATACTTTGCTGTTAAAGAAGTTCAAATTCTTagaatgtgaatttttttatggtggaatcaaatataatgttaagaagatttataataatttacttaCGCAccttattcaatcaattaaattagtttttattaatagtCTTTGAATGTGAAAGTTAATCGGTAAAAAtttcttacaaaacatatacatTTAAGAATTTATACACATGACGACACTTTGTAATTTTGCAATAAAATTATGAGCATTTTACACTTATCCATACATTTAAGATTTTTTCTCATGAAGATGAGAGCAAATTACATTTGTAGCTCCCaagttcttttttaaattacacATAACAtcactttttatatattaactctatttatgtttaaaaatattacactgAACTTTCCTTATATGTTATACTAACATCTCTTTAATGTTTCAAAACATTAcacttatatttcttatatattacaCTAATACTCCTAcaagagaaattattatataatttcatgAAACCTCATggatatttaatgtaatttactctaaaaattaacaaacaataaattacttaattagtataataattttactaaattatCCAAGTATCATgacattgattatttatttaggagaaatatttaaataaaacttaatatttcattaaatacttaaaacgtcacttaatataaaatttatatcttGTTAACAAATTCACTTTTTTTATCCGTAAAGTAGGAATAATTTACTCTAAAGATTAAGAAACAATAAATTACTTAattactataataattttactaaattatCCAAGTATCATcacattgattatttatttagggggaaaattcaaataaaaatttaatatttcattaaaaacttaaaacatcacttaatataaaatttatattttgtgttAACAAAGTcactttttttatccataaagtAGGAATTGAAGATAATATTAGAAATTTATAGCATGCATCTTACTCAACTAACTAAATTAAACTCTTGGTTAACAAActcacttattttgaaaaaaagaaatataatgcatcaaaatcaaaattttaatgtacATATATTATTCTATATTAAATAgttataataaatttcattGTCATAACATTTTATACTTTgcttaaaaataactattttatacTTAAGTAATAATATACcaattatttattgatatatactaTAATCAGAgtaatattaaactttaaaaataataaatagaaagcTCAATactaaaatcaagaaaattaataattctttttttaaggttaaataaaattaattttgaaatatggaCTGTAACtggaatatatatttaaattaatgttaacaaTAAGTTTACATTAATACGTGTCCTatactaaattaaaataattctaaacATTTCCCAAGCATGCACAGAGTTGTATGGTAATTTTtacataagatttcttaaagCGAGTTTATGTCTGATGTAAAGTGCATAAACTATATCtacctttaattaatttatacttcATCACGAATGAGTACACTTTCACTGTGCATTTTACAAATAaatgagtttttcttttctagttTCCCACAAAATTTCCAATTCACATCCATTGGATTAAGCTTTGGAAAGTTGACAAATGTTTATAGGTAAAATGTCACGAGTATCACCATTTATGAGACGCTCAGCAATAACAGCATTGGCAGCATCACTAGGATGGTAAGTATCCCAGAAAACATACTTGGACCGGTCCTCACAAACTTTTGAATTACGATTGCATGGAATCAAGCCTCCAAATCGACCAGCCAA includes these proteins:
- the LOC100813333 gene encoding probable protein phosphatase 2C 42 isoform X1; this encodes MLHALMSLIARCWKPFGHGDDAGNAAAGRECKDGLLWFRDIGKFAAGDFSMAVVQANQVIEDQSQIESGAFGTFVGVYDGHGGPDCSRYVCDNLFRNLQAILAESQSVVTSEAIHQAFRRTEEGFTALVSELWSSRPQIATTGTCCLVGVICRQTLFVASLGDSRAVLGRRVGNTGGMAAIQLSTEHNANFEAVRQELKELHPNDPQIVVLKHGVWRVKGIIQVSRSIGDVYMKHAQFNREPINAKFRLPEPMNMPFLSANPTILSHPLQPNDSFLIFASDGLWEHLSNDQAVDIVHSSPCAGSAKKLVKAALQEAARKREMRYSDLYKIDKKVRRHFHDDITVIVLFLNHNLISRGAVLNTPLTIRSALDH
- the LOC100813333 gene encoding probable protein phosphatase 2C 42 isoform X2, with protein sequence MLHALMSLIARCWKPFGHGDDAGNAAAGRECKDGLLWFRDIGKFAAGDFSMAVVQANQVIEDQSQIESGAFGTFVGVYDGHGGPDCSRYVCDNLFRNLQAILAESQSVVTSEAIHQAFRRTEEGFTALVSELWSSRPQIATTGTCCLVGVICRQTLFVASLGDSRAVLGRRVGNTGGMAAIQLSTEHNANFEAVRQELKELHPNDPQIVVLKHGVWRVKGIIQVSRSIGDVYMKHAQFNREPINAKFRLPEPMNMPFLSANPTILSHPLQPNDSFLIFASDGLWEHLSNDQAVDIVHSSPCAGSAKKLVKAALQEAARKREMRYSDLYKIDKKGCSSKYTTYNS